A single Cellulomonas sp. SLBN-39 DNA region contains:
- a CDS encoding glycosyl hydrolase gives MRHHSPTRARGSSDATGTAPAGTPPASSRPARRRTARVIAALAALALPLTFAAVAVPGAAAADGVVPVGAGSYAATPVGPTPEGCASVEADPRSALTADAPDGALPTNDWWSSLLYKRLDCRFSAPLHAHPVSYQPTADGLGLSTPRTATRSGTTGGIGEFHYTYAEDLRVTVAGLDAPTVKVADWSDWTVTPSWSDGTRSLTATIGHGLPISWYHVAGGDALLRSSQEVRVWWRDGPWLGLTANGHDYGVYAPAGARWTGETNALRSTLAGKGYLAVAALPTGPGSDDAARTAAARDLGRYAFAEVTGTRADYVYDEDAGVVRTTYGLTTRRLQGTVDGTVVALYPHQQRYVTATGGGTALGSTYPSARGAMTAYRGTRSVTTATPFTGVLHEVPAVATSSGADRTRLEQLLEEAAADPLPILRADTYWTGKALGRATRLVEIADQLGRTDLRDRILARVRTTLTDWFTATPGKTGQVFAYDERWGTLIGYPGSYGSDTELNDHHFHYGYFVAAAATLARFDPQWASDARYGGMVDLLVRDANGYDRDDELFPYMRDFDVYAGHDWASGHGAFAAGNNQESSSEGMNFAGALVQWGEATGDRAVRDAGAYLYATQAAAIQEYWFDRAGAIPDGFGHTTVGMIWGDGGAYATWFSGEAEMIQGINTLPITGSHLYLGLRPADVRSNYAELEQANGGPPTVWQDILWSYLALGDGPRALQLLRAQPGYPVEEGESRAHTFHWVANLAALGTVDATVHGDDPLSAVFVRDGRRTYVASNPTGAARTVTFSDGTTLRVAAGRTATTGAYTWSGGGAPGGPTTTPTPTPTETPTPTATPTPTPTPTPTPTVTPTPTPTPTAPPTSGFTFAFGGDGRLVTTPVTSPATLTVPAARGVDTATEPAGALVLTASGLTGTATGAATTFDVALDAGTVVGNGTRLQVSYDLTGDGTWDRVEVYRYFATDPVPGYERYTSSVGLERATGTLGDLRGGTVRVALWNAIGTGTTAVGTATSRVVLPMR, from the coding sequence ATGCGACACCACTCACCCACCCGCGCCCGCGGGTCGTCCGACGCCACCGGCACCGCACCGGCCGGCACGCCACCCGCGTCGTCCCGGCCGGCGCGTCGGCGCACCGCACGCGTCATCGCCGCGCTGGCGGCCCTGGCGCTGCCGCTGACGTTCGCCGCGGTCGCCGTCCCCGGGGCCGCCGCCGCCGACGGGGTCGTGCCCGTCGGCGCCGGCTCGTACGCGGCCACGCCGGTCGGACCGACGCCGGAGGGCTGCGCGTCCGTCGAGGCCGACCCGCGCAGCGCGCTCACCGCCGACGCGCCCGACGGGGCGCTGCCCACCAACGACTGGTGGAGCTCGTTGCTCTACAAGCGCCTCGACTGCCGGTTCAGCGCACCGCTGCACGCGCACCCGGTGTCGTACCAGCCCACGGCCGACGGCCTCGGGCTCTCGACGCCCCGCACCGCGACCCGGTCGGGGACCACGGGCGGCATCGGGGAGTTCCACTACACGTACGCCGAGGACCTGCGGGTCACGGTCGCGGGCCTCGACGCCCCGACGGTGAAGGTCGCGGACTGGTCGGACTGGACGGTCACGCCGTCGTGGTCGGACGGGACGCGCTCCCTCACGGCCACGATCGGCCACGGCCTGCCGATCAGCTGGTACCACGTCGCCGGCGGCGACGCGCTGCTGCGCTCGTCGCAGGAGGTGCGCGTCTGGTGGCGCGACGGGCCCTGGCTCGGCCTGACCGCCAACGGGCACGACTACGGCGTCTACGCCCCGGCGGGTGCGCGCTGGACGGGGGAGACGAACGCGCTCCGCTCGACCCTCGCCGGCAAGGGCTACCTCGCGGTGGCCGCGCTGCCGACCGGACCGGGCTCCGACGACGCGGCCCGCACGGCCGCGGCACGCGACCTCGGCCGGTACGCGTTCGCCGAGGTCACGGGCACCCGCGCCGACTACGTCTACGACGAGGACGCCGGCGTCGTGCGCACCACCTACGGCCTGACCACGCGCCGCCTGCAGGGCACCGTCGACGGCACCGTCGTCGCGCTGTACCCCCACCAGCAGCGGTACGTGACCGCGACCGGCGGTGGCACCGCCCTCGGGTCCACCTACCCGTCGGCGCGCGGCGCCATGACGGCCTACCGGGGCACGCGCTCGGTGACCACGGCGACGCCGTTCACCGGGGTGCTGCACGAGGTGCCGGCCGTCGCGACGTCCTCCGGCGCCGACCGCACCCGCCTGGAGCAGCTGCTCGAGGAGGCCGCGGCCGACCCGCTGCCCATCCTGCGCGCGGACACGTACTGGACCGGCAAGGCCCTGGGACGCGCGACGCGGCTCGTCGAGATCGCCGACCAGCTGGGCCGCACCGACCTGCGCGACCGCATCCTGGCGCGCGTGCGCACCACCCTGACCGACTGGTTCACGGCGACCCCGGGCAAGACCGGTCAGGTCTTCGCGTACGACGAGCGCTGGGGGACCCTCATCGGCTACCCGGGGTCGTACGGCTCCGACACCGAGCTCAACGACCACCACTTCCACTACGGGTACTTCGTCGCGGCCGCCGCGACCCTGGCCCGGTTCGACCCGCAGTGGGCGTCCGACGCCCGCTACGGCGGCATGGTCGACCTGCTCGTCCGTGACGCCAACGGCTACGACCGCGACGACGAGCTGTTCCCGTACATGCGGGACTTCGACGTGTACGCCGGTCACGACTGGGCGTCGGGCCACGGCGCCTTCGCCGCCGGCAACAACCAGGAGTCCAGCTCGGAGGGCATGAACTTCGCCGGTGCCCTCGTGCAGTGGGGCGAGGCCACGGGCGACCGGGCCGTCCGTGACGCGGGCGCGTACCTGTACGCCACGCAGGCCGCCGCCATCCAGGAGTACTGGTTCGACCGGGCGGGGGCGATCCCCGACGGGTTCGGCCACACCACGGTCGGGATGATCTGGGGCGACGGCGGGGCCTACGCCACGTGGTTCAGCGGCGAGGCGGAGATGATCCAGGGCATCAACACCCTGCCCATCACCGGCTCCCACCTGTACCTCGGCCTGCGTCCGGCGGACGTGCGGTCCAACTACGCCGAGCTGGAGCAGGCCAACGGCGGCCCGCCCACCGTCTGGCAGGACATCCTGTGGAGCTACCTGGCGCTCGGCGACGGCCCGCGGGCCCTGCAGCTGCTGCGTGCCCAGCCGGGCTACCCGGTCGAGGAGGGCGAGTCCCGCGCGCACACCTTCCACTGGGTGGCCAACCTCGCCGCCCTGGGGACCGTGGACGCGACCGTGCACGGGGACGACCCGCTGTCCGCGGTGTTCGTCCGCGACGGACGCCGCACCTACGTCGCGTCGAACCCGACGGGCGCGGCCCGCACGGTGACGTTCTCGGACGGCACCACGCTGCGGGTGGCCGCCGGCCGCACCGCCACGACGGGTGCGTACACGTGGAGCGGGGGCGGCGCGCCGGGCGGCCCGACGACGACACCGACCCCCACGCCGACGGAGACGCCCACGCCGACTGCCACGCCGACGCCCACGCCGACCCCGACGCCGACGCCAACCGTCACGCCGACGCCCACGCCGACCCCGACGGCGCCGCCCACGAGCGGCTTCACGTTCGCGTTCGGCGGTGACGGTCGCCTCGTGACCACGCCGGTGACGTCGCCCGCGACGCTCACGGTCCCGGCGGCACGTGGCGTCGACACGGCCACCGAGCCCGCGGGGGCGCTCGTGCTCACCGCGAGCGGGCTCACCGGCACCGCGACGGGCGCCGCCACGACGTTCGACGTCGCGCTCGACGCCGGCACGGTGGTCGGCAACGGCACCCGCCTGCAGGTGTCGTACGACCTCACCGGTGACGGGACGTGGGACCGCGTCGAGGTCTACCGGTACTTCGCCACCGACCCGGTGCCGGGGTACGAGCGCTACACGTCGTCCGTCGGCCTCGAGCGCGCCACCGGCACGCTCGGCGACCTGCGCGGCGGCACGGTGCGCGTGGCGCTCTGGAACGCGATCGGCACCGGCACGACCGCCGTCGGCACCGCCACCTCCCGGGTGGTGCTGCCGATGCGCTGA
- the trxA gene encoding thioredoxin, whose amino-acid sequence MATTTLTADTIRQTIEENDIVLVDFWASWCGPCRSFAPVFEASSEQNPQIVHAKVDTEAEQQLAAELQITAIPTLMAFRDGVLVFNQAGALPGPALAKVVEGIQALDMDDVRAQIAAKQGASA is encoded by the coding sequence ATGGCCACCACCACGCTGACCGCCGACACGATCCGCCAGACGATCGAGGAGAACGACATCGTCCTCGTCGACTTCTGGGCGTCCTGGTGCGGCCCGTGCCGCAGCTTCGCGCCCGTGTTCGAGGCGTCGTCGGAGCAGAACCCGCAGATCGTCCACGCGAAGGTCGACACCGAGGCCGAGCAGCAGCTCGCCGCCGAGCTGCAGATCACCGCGATCCCGACGCTGATGGCGTTCCGGGACGGCGTCCTCGTCTTCAACCAGGCCGGCGCTCTGCCCGGCCCGGCGCTGGCGAAGGTCGTCGAGGGCATCCAGGCGCTCGACATGGACGACGTGCGCGCGCAGATCGCCGCGAAGCAGGGCGCGTCGGCCTGA
- a CDS encoding NUDIX hydrolase family protein produces MTASAEYPVGPERPSGWLSPQDIATARSQLPILYVDAVPVRVDESGDVVAVGLLLRVTPEGVMSRALVSGRVMHHERVRDALLRHIEKDLGPMALPMVPPSPQPFTVAEYFPTPGVTPYHDPRQHAVSLAYVVPVAGDCRPQQDALDLAWLTPEEACTEAVQVEMNGGQGLLLRQAMAWVGRLP; encoded by the coding sequence GTGACCGCCTCCGCCGAGTACCCCGTCGGCCCCGAGCGACCCTCCGGCTGGCTCAGCCCGCAGGACATCGCCACCGCGCGCAGCCAGCTGCCGATCCTCTACGTCGACGCCGTCCCCGTGCGCGTCGACGAGTCCGGCGACGTCGTGGCCGTCGGGCTGCTGCTGCGCGTGACGCCCGAGGGCGTGATGTCCCGGGCGCTGGTCTCGGGCCGCGTCATGCACCACGAGCGGGTGCGCGACGCGCTGCTGCGGCACATCGAGAAGGACCTCGGGCCGATGGCCCTGCCGATGGTCCCGCCGTCGCCGCAGCCCTTCACGGTCGCCGAGTACTTCCCGACCCCCGGCGTCACCCCGTACCACGACCCCCGCCAGCACGCGGTGTCGCTGGCGTACGTCGTGCCCGTCGCCGGGGACTGCCGCCCGCAGCAGGACGCCCTGGACCTGGCCTGGCTGACGCCCGAGGAGGCGTGCACCGAGGCCGTGCAGGTCGAGATGAACGGCGGCCAGGGTCTGCTCCTGCGTCAGGCGATGGCGTGGGTGGGCCGCCTGCCGTGA
- a CDS encoding Pr6Pr family membrane protein, whose translation MSTAAAVPVTVARALHGLVAAAAGWGVGREVARLLVEGAGDAGSVLERWVRLFSYFTIWSNVLVLAVSLLLVVRPRHDGPVFRVLRLDSVLCIVVTFAVYHTVLTGQVELTPSGALTNLLLHTAVPVGAVLAWLLAGPRPRTDRWTPAWALVLPAVWLAWTFVRGHVVGWYPYPFVDVTQIGLGAALGNGAAVLVGGALLGVAVAWLERRLPAGPAPA comes from the coding sequence GTGAGCACGGCGGCCGCGGTCCCGGTCACGGTCGCCCGTGCCCTGCACGGACTCGTGGCCGCGGCCGCCGGCTGGGGCGTGGGGCGCGAGGTCGCCCGCCTGCTCGTCGAGGGCGCGGGCGACGCGGGCTCGGTGCTGGAGCGGTGGGTGCGGCTGTTCAGCTACTTCACGATCTGGTCGAACGTGCTGGTGCTGGCCGTGTCGCTGCTCCTCGTGGTGCGACCCCGGCACGACGGACCGGTGTTCCGGGTCCTGCGGCTGGACTCCGTGCTGTGCATCGTGGTGACCTTCGCCGTCTACCACACGGTCCTCACCGGGCAGGTTGAGCTGACGCCGTCGGGTGCGCTGACCAACCTGCTGCTGCACACCGCCGTCCCGGTGGGCGCGGTGCTCGCGTGGCTGCTGGCCGGGCCCCGGCCGCGCACCGACCGGTGGACGCCGGCGTGGGCGCTGGTGCTGCCGGCCGTGTGGCTGGCGTGGACGTTCGTCCGGGGCCACGTCGTGGGCTGGTACCCGTACCCGTTCGTCGACGTCACGCAGATCGGCCTGGGCGCCGCGCTCGGCAACGGTGCGGCCGTCCTCGTCGGCGGTGCGCTGCTGGGCGTCGCCGTGGCCTGGCTCGAGCGGCGGCTGCCGGCGGGCCCCGCACCGGCCTGA
- a CDS encoding ABC-F family ATP-binding cassette domain-containing protein, which yields MTDAPRPGDVQLVADAVTFGYPGRPVLDALDLTVSAGDRVGLVGENGAGKSTLLGVLAGRLVPQRGQVRRRGSMAVVEQDLEVAPGDTVGSLAEQAGAGARAAADDLARAIDAFDHESGDVAWLTGAIARYEHLAAWDVDRRVDESLSRLGAPRDRDRTLASLSVGERYRVRLACRLAERADLLLLDEPTNHLDVAGVDHLTAQLRGWAGGLVIVTHDRRLLDDVMTAILDLDPSMDGRPVLYGAARYADYRFARDQMLRRWRARYRAERKRAVQLADRLDRSYEGLSDEWRPPKGSQKNRRATRARIHVKAADRLVQRLEAQAVEVPVPPPALAFPDLPSVPADYAGGPLLEVRAPRVDGRLDLPGRRVDVMPASRLLVTGPNGAGKSTLLAALTGTVGLDRGTRTLGPGVRLGVLAQEGPAEHAAPVARPGATPSAFDAYARHALRLLEQGLLDPGNLVPVAALGLLGEGDLDRPLGELSVGQRRRFDLACALLAAPHVLVLDEPTNHLSVGLVDELTTALRGTSAAVVVATHDRQLRADLADWPQLELG from the coding sequence ATGACGGACGCGCCGAGGCCCGGCGACGTCCAGCTCGTCGCCGACGCCGTGACCTTCGGGTACCCGGGCCGGCCGGTGCTGGACGCGCTCGACCTGACGGTGTCCGCCGGCGACCGTGTGGGCCTGGTGGGGGAGAACGGCGCGGGCAAGTCCACGCTGCTCGGGGTCCTCGCGGGCCGGCTCGTGCCGCAGCGGGGGCAGGTGCGCCGGCGCGGCTCGATGGCGGTCGTCGAGCAGGACCTCGAGGTCGCGCCCGGCGACACGGTCGGCTCGCTCGCAGAGCAGGCGGGCGCGGGGGCGCGGGCAGCGGCCGACGACCTGGCGCGCGCCATCGACGCGTTCGACCACGAGTCCGGCGACGTCGCGTGGCTCACCGGGGCGATCGCCCGGTACGAGCACCTCGCGGCGTGGGACGTGGACCGCCGCGTCGACGAGTCCCTCAGCCGGCTGGGCGCGCCCCGCGACCGGGACCGGACGCTCGCGTCCCTGAGCGTCGGCGAGCGGTACCGGGTCCGCCTGGCCTGCCGGCTCGCCGAGCGCGCCGACCTGCTCCTCCTGGACGAGCCGACGAACCACCTCGACGTCGCGGGCGTCGACCACCTCACGGCGCAGCTGCGCGGGTGGGCGGGCGGGCTGGTCATCGTCACGCACGACCGCCGGCTCCTCGACGACGTCATGACCGCGATCCTCGACCTCGACCCCTCGATGGACGGGCGGCCCGTGCTCTACGGCGCCGCCCGGTACGCCGACTACCGGTTCGCCCGCGACCAGATGCTGCGCCGCTGGCGGGCCCGGTACCGCGCCGAGCGCAAGCGGGCGGTGCAGCTCGCGGACCGCCTCGACAGGTCCTACGAGGGCCTGTCGGACGAGTGGCGGCCGCCGAAGGGCTCGCAGAAGAACCGCCGGGCGACGCGGGCGCGCATCCACGTGAAGGCCGCGGACCGCCTCGTGCAGCGGCTGGAGGCGCAGGCGGTCGAGGTCCCGGTCCCGCCACCGGCCCTCGCGTTCCCCGACCTGCCGTCGGTGCCGGCCGACTACGCCGGCGGACCGCTGCTGGAGGTCCGGGCGCCGCGCGTCGACGGTCGGCTCGACCTGCCCGGGCGCCGTGTCGACGTGATGCCGGCCTCGCGCCTGCTCGTGACAGGGCCGAACGGCGCGGGCAAGTCGACGCTCCTGGCCGCGCTCACCGGCACCGTCGGGCTCGACCGCGGCACGCGGACCCTCGGCCCCGGTGTCCGGCTCGGCGTGCTCGCGCAGGAGGGGCCGGCCGAGCACGCCGCCCCCGTCGCGCGGCCCGGGGCGACGCCGTCGGCGTTCGACGCCTACGCCCGGCACGCCCTGCGGCTGCTGGAGCAGGGGCTGCTCGACCCCGGGAACCTCGTGCCCGTCGCGGCCCTCGGCCTGCTCGGGGAGGGCGACCTCGACCGCCCGCTGGGCGAGCTGTCTGTGGGGCAGCGCCGCCGCTTCGACCTGGCCTGCGCCCTGCTGGCGGCCCCGCACGTCCTCGTGCTGGACGAGCCGACGAACCACCTGTCGGTGGGCCTGGTCGACGAGCTGACGACCGCGCTGCGGGGCACGTCCGCGGCGGTCGTCGTCGCGACCCACGACCGCCAGCTGCGCGCCGACCTGGCGGACTGGCCGCAGCTCGAGCTGGGCTGA
- the rdgB gene encoding RdgB/HAM1 family non-canonical purine NTP pyrophosphatase, which yields MSGAASDVVVPAGARLVLATHNAHKVGELRAILHPALPDLPAAAVVGARDVHAPEPVEDGVTFEENALIKARALAAATGLVAVADDSGLAVDVLGGAPGIFSARWAGRHGDDAANLALLLAQLADIAPAHRGARFVCAAALVTPDGHEHVVRGTLEGTLATAPRGGNGFGYDPVLVPQGQERTCAELSPQEKNAISHRGQAFRALVPHVVAALGR from the coding sequence GTGAGCGGTGCGGCGAGCGACGTCGTCGTGCCCGCGGGCGCACGGCTCGTGCTGGCGACGCACAACGCGCACAAGGTCGGCGAGCTGCGCGCGATCCTGCACCCGGCGCTGCCGGACCTGCCCGCGGCCGCGGTCGTCGGGGCACGCGACGTGCACGCGCCCGAGCCCGTCGAGGACGGCGTCACGTTCGAGGAGAACGCGCTGATCAAGGCCCGTGCACTCGCTGCGGCGACCGGTCTGGTCGCGGTCGCGGACGACTCCGGCCTGGCCGTCGACGTGCTCGGCGGCGCCCCGGGGATCTTCTCGGCCCGCTGGGCCGGCCGGCACGGCGACGACGCCGCGAACCTCGCGCTGCTGCTCGCCCAGCTCGCCGACATCGCCCCCGCGCACCGGGGTGCGCGGTTCGTCTGCGCGGCGGCCCTGGTGACGCCCGACGGGCACGAGCACGTCGTGCGCGGCACGCTGGAGGGCACCCTCGCGACCGCGCCGCGGGGCGGCAACGGCTTCGGGTACGACCCGGTGCTCGTGCCGCAGGGGCAGGAGCGCACCTGCGCGGAGCTGTCGCCGCAGGAGAAGAACGCGATCAGCCACCGGGGGCAGGCGTTCCGGGCGCTCGTGCCGCACGTGGTGGCGGCGCTGGGCCGATGA
- the rph gene encoding ribonuclease PH gives MTLSTPARADGRRPDQLRPVTITRRFLDAGEGSVLVEFGGTKVLCVASFTEGVPRWRKGSGQGWVTAEYAMLPRATSSRSDRESVRGKVGGRTHEISRLVGRSLRAVVDVAALGESTVVLDCDVLQADGGTRTAAITGAYVALADAVAWAQGAGIVKPGRQVLRDSVAAVSVGIVDGVPVLDLPYVEDVRAETDMNVVVTGSGRFVEVQGTAEQTPFDRAELDALLDLALAGTAELTRLQTEVLAAPASDGTATRAQVTAP, from the coding sequence ATGACCTTGAGCACCCCTGCGCGCGCCGACGGGCGCCGTCCTGACCAGCTGCGGCCCGTGACGATCACCCGTCGGTTCCTCGACGCCGGCGAGGGCAGCGTGCTGGTCGAGTTCGGCGGCACGAAGGTGCTGTGCGTGGCGTCGTTCACCGAGGGCGTGCCGCGCTGGCGCAAGGGCTCCGGCCAGGGCTGGGTCACCGCGGAGTACGCGATGCTGCCGCGCGCGACCAGCTCGCGCTCCGACCGGGAGTCGGTGCGCGGCAAGGTCGGCGGACGCACGCACGAGATCTCGCGCCTCGTCGGGCGCTCGCTGCGCGCGGTCGTCGACGTCGCCGCGCTCGGCGAGAGCACCGTCGTCCTGGACTGCGACGTGCTCCAGGCCGACGGCGGCACGCGCACCGCGGCGATCACCGGCGCGTACGTCGCGCTCGCCGACGCGGTCGCGTGGGCGCAGGGCGCGGGCATCGTCAAGCCCGGCCGGCAGGTGCTGCGGGACTCCGTCGCGGCCGTCAGCGTCGGCATCGTCGACGGCGTGCCCGTGCTCGACCTGCCGTACGTCGAGGACGTGCGCGCCGAGACGGACATGAACGTCGTCGTCACCGGCTCCGGCCGGTTCGTCGAGGTGCAGGGCACCGCCGAGCAGACCCCGTTCGACCGCGCCGAGCTCGACGCGCTGCTCGACCTGGCGCTCGCCGGCACCGCCGAGCTGACGCGCCTGCAGACCGAGGTGCTCGCGGCCCCGGCGTCCGACGGGACGGCGACGCGCGCCCAGGTCACGGCCCCGTGA